A genomic segment from Trueperaceae bacterium encodes:
- a CDS encoding cytochrome C biogenesis protein CcmF, which translates to MQLFEINLGQLGSGSTLLATALALYGAIAGIFGCLRHDARLQTSARLSAVATFLATTLAIVLMEAALLSDDFSVQYVAEQSRIASPVWVKVVTLWAALEGSVLLWAWLLTLYGAILAVTAPLNTLRPWALVIMQLVQVFFLGVVATAANPFVVLALPPLDGPGPNPLLQNHWMMAIHPVLLYLGFVGLTVPFAYAMAALIVRNPGSEWMTQTRRWTLTGWGFLSAGVIAGGWWSYEVLGWGGYWAWDPVENVSLLPWLTATAFIHSVQVQQRRHMLKAWNALLITLTFALSILGTFLIRSGIISSVHAFGDGPVGPIFLVFFVVVVITAFGLIALRWDQVRDRAELDATVSRESSILAGNLFFLAIAFTILLGTLFPLIVEAISGNKVTVGAPFFDQVTLPLWMLVLFLMGIGPLLPWRRANNQKLWTNLTWLIGGGLIVGLIGFALGLRGVYPLLTLGLAGYNIISLVLLLLGVIVPRAKISKQPIVAILRSYPFENRRRFGSMIVHFGIVVVSLGVMASSAFRIDEQVRLDFGTAVPFQAYELIAIDHFMRRTPRGISAGAEVLIERNGKRLATLRPRLNMFGQNSQLVPSPAVLYRFQHDLYLSIASTIDPDADFVVIRAIQSPLIAWIWVGGLIVVLGTGFALYPTGETSNHRKKSRKLKP; encoded by the coding sequence GTGCAGCTTTTTGAAATAAACCTAGGCCAGCTCGGTTCTGGAAGCACCTTACTAGCTACCGCCTTAGCTTTGTACGGTGCGATAGCAGGGATTTTCGGCTGCCTACGTCACGACGCACGCTTACAAACCTCGGCCCGCCTATCTGCTGTAGCCACCTTTCTAGCTACAACCCTTGCTATCGTACTTATGGAGGCTGCCCTACTCAGTGATGATTTTAGTGTCCAATACGTAGCTGAACAATCTAGGATAGCTTCCCCCGTATGGGTTAAAGTCGTCACACTCTGGGCAGCTCTCGAGGGTTCAGTATTACTCTGGGCTTGGCTACTTACACTCTACGGCGCGATACTTGCCGTAACGGCACCCTTAAATACTCTCCGGCCATGGGCCCTTGTAATTATGCAATTGGTACAGGTGTTCTTCCTTGGGGTAGTCGCAACCGCAGCAAACCCCTTCGTTGTACTAGCATTACCGCCTTTGGACGGTCCTGGCCCCAATCCCTTGCTCCAAAATCATTGGATGATGGCGATCCACCCGGTCCTGCTATACCTGGGATTCGTTGGCTTAACAGTCCCATTTGCCTATGCCATGGCAGCACTAATAGTACGAAATCCTGGTAGCGAATGGATGACGCAGACACGTCGCTGGACTCTTACAGGCTGGGGATTCTTGTCGGCAGGTGTTATTGCCGGGGGTTGGTGGAGTTACGAAGTACTTGGCTGGGGCGGATACTGGGCCTGGGATCCCGTCGAAAACGTGAGTTTACTCCCGTGGCTAACGGCCACCGCTTTCATCCACAGCGTGCAGGTGCAACAGCGCCGCCATATGCTGAAGGCCTGGAACGCACTATTAATTACGCTGACATTTGCACTGTCAATCCTCGGCACCTTCCTGATCCGATCTGGAATCATATCTTCGGTTCACGCATTTGGGGATGGACCAGTCGGCCCAATCTTCCTTGTTTTCTTTGTGGTTGTTGTAATTACCGCATTTGGGCTAATTGCTCTTCGATGGGATCAAGTTAGAGATCGGGCGGAACTTGATGCAACCGTAAGTCGCGAAAGTAGTATCTTGGCTGGCAATCTATTTTTCCTCGCTATCGCCTTTACAATCCTTTTGGGAACTTTGTTCCCACTTATCGTAGAAGCAATAAGTGGGAACAAAGTAACGGTAGGCGCACCCTTCTTTGATCAGGTCACTCTCCCTCTTTGGATGCTTGTGCTTTTTCTAATGGGCATAGGGCCGCTATTACCTTGGCGCCGTGCCAACAATCAAAAATTATGGACTAACTTAACTTGGCTTATAGGTGGCGGCCTTATTGTTGGGTTAATTGGATTCGCGCTAGGCCTCCGAGGTGTCTACCCACTGCTGACCCTAGGTTTGGCAGGGTACAACATTATTAGTCTCGTCTTATTGCTTTTGGGGGTGATCGTCCCACGAGCAAAAATATCTAAACAGCCCATCGTGGCTATCTTGCGCAGTTATCCGTTTGAAAATCGTCGACGCTTTGGCAGCATGATTGTGCACTTTGGCATAGTCGTAGTGTCCTTAGGGGTAATGGCTAGCTCAGCATTCCGTATCGATGAACAGGTCCGTTTAGACTTCGGCACCGCTGTACCTTTCCAGGCATATGAACTAATAGCTATCGACCACTTCATGAGACGGACCCCGAGGGGAATCAGTGCTGGTGCTGAGGTGTTAATTGAGCGTAACGGAAAAAGGTTAGCCACATTAAGACCACGATTGAATATGTTTGGCCAGAACTCCCAACTAGTGCCTTCACCAGCTGTGCTTTACAGGTTTCAGCACGACCTTTATCTAAGCATCGCTAGTACAATTGATCCTGATGCAGACTTTGTCGTAATCCGAGCTATACAGAGCCCACTAATTGCCTGGATTTGGGTCGGTGGCCTAATAGTGGTGTTAGGGACAGGCTTTGCTCTTTACCCAACAGGTGAAACGAGTAATCATCGCAAAAAATCGAGAAAGCTGAAACCATGA
- a CDS encoding cytochrome c biogenesis protein CcmE, translating to MKRTAYYLIAAVILVSAGLMIYRVLNESLVYFVLPNEYAQRPSEYADRRIRLAGIVEKGSASFDSSNLQLIFVVSDGIESYEVNHTGSPPDMFKENGGVVIEGSFQNGVFMSDNLLVKHTEVYQAPDDGQPIDVEALKDSLN from the coding sequence TTGAAACGCACCGCCTACTACTTAATCGCAGCAGTAATTTTGGTTTCTGCTGGACTCATGATCTACCGAGTTCTGAACGAATCATTAGTTTACTTTGTACTTCCGAATGAGTATGCCCAAAGACCCAGCGAATACGCTGACCGCCGGATCCGCCTCGCAGGAATTGTGGAGAAAGGATCAGCTTCTTTTGATAGTAGTAACCTTCAGTTAATCTTTGTTGTAAGTGACGGTATCGAAAGCTACGAGGTGAACCATACTGGAAGTCCTCCCGATATGTTCAAAGAGAACGGTGGCGTAGTGATCGAGGGGAGTTTCCAAAATGGTGTGTTCATGAGTGATAATTTACTGGTCAAACACACGGAAGTGTATCAGGCGCCAGATGACGGACAACCGATCGACGTGGAAGCTTTAAAAGACTCGCTTAACTAA
- a CDS encoding cytochrome C assembly protein: MSTPLTRASYRNLGVALNMIMRPTPWLNILGALTFIAFGIGIYLALVTSPPDENQGDLIRIMYAHVSVAWVCFLAVFLSAFFGSLFLWKPRIVYDLWATASAEGALLFATLTIVGGMTYSKPTLGVFWTWDAKLTLTALLLALLVGYFVVRSLIEDNQRRGRVAAVIMLVVLVSLPFNYLGAEWFRTLHPAKSINLDGSGVTMQPLFLRILLFNTGVAALSFLYLLLERVRVGRIEKNRHKDKTLNETDGETIHV; encoded by the coding sequence ATGTCGACACCGTTAACTAGGGCATCTTACAGGAATCTAGGAGTTGCATTGAACATGATTATGAGACCAACGCCGTGGCTAAATATACTAGGTGCTTTAACTTTTATAGCGTTTGGTATCGGCATTTATCTTGCACTAGTTACGAGTCCTCCTGACGAAAACCAAGGTGATCTTATCCGAATAATGTATGCCCATGTTTCAGTGGCCTGGGTATGCTTTCTAGCAGTATTTTTGAGCGCATTTTTCGGATCGCTTTTCCTATGGAAACCAAGAATAGTGTACGACCTGTGGGCGACAGCTAGTGCTGAAGGGGCATTGCTTTTCGCCACCCTTACAATAGTTGGGGGCATGACGTATAGCAAGCCGACTCTAGGAGTCTTCTGGACTTGGGACGCAAAACTAACACTCACTGCTCTACTGCTAGCTTTACTAGTCGGGTATTTCGTTGTGAGGAGTTTAATTGAGGATAACCAGCGTCGTGGCCGGGTTGCGGCCGTCATAATGCTTGTAGTGCTGGTGAGCCTGCCATTCAACTATCTAGGTGCCGAGTGGTTTCGCACATTGCACCCCGCCAAGAGCATTAATCTTGACGGTTCAGGAGTCACCATGCAACCACTATTCTTACGAATCCTATTATTCAATACTGGTGTGGCGGCACTCAGCTTCTTGTATCTTTTGTTAGAGCGGGTACGCGTGGGTAGAATAGAAAAAAATCGCCACAAGGACAAAACGCTGAATGAAACTGATGGAGAGACCATACATGTCTAG
- a CDS encoding cytochrome C biogenesis protein produces the protein MSDFALALAIARRDLMQEFRSKSIIIAMIFFSCITVLILAFALGPAPEDLHRAAPAMLWVALTFAGLISAAQSYQTELIDGSFEQLLVSPIPRSVIYIGKLLANWLEMLVLGVVLLVVISFLFDVSLRGSWLLMLLTLAVGSFGFSLIATFYAALTTRLPARELLLPVLTLPVIVPILLAAVRATSAIFGLGEGNPDLASSWVQLILGFDLIYLVVCVALFPFIIEE, from the coding sequence ATGTCTGATTTCGCATTAGCTCTTGCCATAGCACGGAGGGATTTAATGCAAGAGTTTCGGAGCAAATCAATTATCATTGCCATGATTTTTTTCTCCTGCATCACGGTGCTAATACTTGCCTTCGCCCTCGGACCAGCGCCAGAAGACTTACATCGTGCAGCACCAGCCATGCTTTGGGTTGCCCTCACTTTCGCTGGTTTAATATCGGCAGCCCAGAGTTACCAAACCGAACTTATAGACGGCTCATTCGAGCAACTTCTGGTCTCACCGATCCCACGGTCAGTTATTTACATTGGCAAGTTGCTGGCTAACTGGTTAGAAATGCTTGTCCTGGGAGTTGTTCTTCTAGTGGTAATCTCTTTCCTATTTGACGTGAGTCTAAGAGGTAGCTGGTTATTAATGTTGCTTACTTTAGCTGTAGGATCGTTCGGCTTTTCACTCATCGCTACGTTTTATGCAGCTCTCACCACTAGGCTACCTGCCCGAGAACTGTTACTACCGGTACTAACCCTTCCGGTAATAGTTCCTATTCTTTTGGCAGCTGTGAGAGCGACTTCCGCAATATTTGGTTTAGGAGAAGGAAACCCTGATCTAGCAAGTTCTTGGGTACAATTGATACTGGGTTTTGACCTGATTTATCTTGTAGTATGCGTTGCTCTATTTCCCTTCATAATAGAGGAGTAA
- the ccmA gene encoding heme ABC exporter ATP-binding protein CcmA, translating to MTLPAVQLNSLYRSYGRQKVLVNINLVVNSGRILRITGGNGAGKTTLLRILATGLQPSKGTGLIYGANLVGEADKARRRLLYLGSASGNSPILTARENLSFSAKVYGAPIPDINQVLEVIGLTKSADRTVRTFSTGMKKRLGIGRLLLIPADLWLLDEPYAGLDQEGTTLVNNLLFDALEDGKTVIFTSHALEDSPFPNEATLELVNGRLCTRDSKVNHV from the coding sequence GTGACCTTACCCGCTGTCCAACTGAACTCCCTATATCGCAGCTATGGTCGCCAAAAAGTTTTGGTCAACATTAATTTGGTGGTCAATTCAGGACGGATCTTAAGAATTACTGGTGGGAACGGTGCAGGTAAAACCACTCTTCTAAGAATTCTCGCCACAGGACTCCAGCCAAGCAAAGGAACTGGACTTATATATGGTGCAAACCTAGTTGGCGAAGCGGACAAGGCCCGTAGACGCTTATTGTATTTGGGTTCTGCTAGTGGGAACAGTCCTATTCTAACTGCTCGTGAAAACCTTAGCTTTAGCGCAAAGGTCTACGGGGCCCCGATACCGGATATCAACCAGGTCTTAGAGGTGATTGGCCTCACAAAGTCAGCAGATCGTACCGTAAGGACCTTTTCCACAGGAATGAAAAAGCGACTGGGGATTGGCAGGCTCCTCCTCATCCCGGCTGACCTATGGTTATTAGACGAGCCGTATGCAGGCCTTGATCAGGAAGGCACGACGCTTGTCAATAATCTGCTCTTTGATGCGCTTGAAGATGGAAAAACGGTAATTTTTACTTCGCATGCTCTTGAGGATTCACCTTTTCCTAATGAAGCAACCTTGGAACTGGTCAACGGAAGGCTATGCACCCGAGATTCAAAGGTAAATCATGTCTGA
- a CDS encoding cytochrome C biogenesis protein CcmH → MIPSLSIAFAAGILSFLSPCVLPLVPSYLAYVGGSSQARRVLILRNALLFSTGFSIIFVSLGASASVFGALLRANQTILSITGGLLMIFFGLIMLGVFRFAWIYRDTRPSVPKTAGNPWGAMLLGMAFATGWTPCIGPVLGGILTLAATVGTLTQGVLLLGSYALGLALPFLLAALIMDRFMQLSKQLRRRIVALERIAGTLLVVAGLLMLSGNFTRLNTFLIRLTPEWLISRL, encoded by the coding sequence TTGATCCCTTCCTTGTCAATCGCATTTGCCGCGGGAATTTTGTCGTTCTTGTCACCCTGCGTCCTACCTTTAGTACCCTCCTACTTGGCGTACGTGGGAGGTAGCTCCCAGGCTCGACGAGTACTAATACTTCGTAATGCCCTGTTGTTCTCAACTGGATTCTCCATCATTTTTGTATCACTTGGGGCTTCGGCAAGTGTTTTTGGAGCGTTACTCCGAGCTAACCAAACTATCCTGTCAATAACGGGTGGCTTGTTAATGATTTTTTTCGGCTTGATCATGCTTGGCGTATTTCGATTCGCCTGGATCTATCGGGACACGCGACCTAGCGTCCCTAAAACAGCTGGAAACCCTTGGGGAGCAATGCTTCTGGGGATGGCGTTTGCAACAGGCTGGACCCCATGCATAGGACCAGTCTTAGGCGGAATACTAACCCTCGCCGCAACAGTGGGTACCCTTACTCAGGGAGTATTGTTGCTAGGTAGCTACGCACTGGGCTTAGCATTGCCATTTTTGCTGGCCGCCCTAATCATGGACCGCTTCATGCAATTATCAAAACAATTGCGCCGACGCATAGTTGCGTTGGAGCGGATCGCTGGTACATTACTGGTAGTTGCAGGGCTCTTAATGCTTAGTGGTAACTTTACCCGCCTGAACACTTTCCTCATAAGACTCACACCTGAATGGTTGATATCTAGGCTGTGA
- a CDS encoding peptidase, whose product MMIDTGSMIIFAVTMVATLLVQMYLKNTYNRWGKIANTAGLTGAEVARVVLDSNGLEEVPVEKVRGVLTDHYDPFKRVVRLSAVNYEQASVAGAAVAAHEVGHAIQHAEAYGPLRFRSALVRPANIGAQFGPWLLIGGFVLNIANLAQVGILLFAAAVLFQLVTLPVEFDASRRALRQMNNLGLVTQRDANGSKSVLNAAALTYVAAAAASVATLLYYVMMFSGRRD is encoded by the coding sequence ATGATGATAGATACAGGCAGCATGATTATTTTTGCTGTGACTATGGTAGCAACCCTACTGGTGCAAATGTATCTCAAAAATACGTACAACCGGTGGGGTAAAATTGCGAATACTGCTGGACTTACCGGGGCTGAGGTTGCTCGGGTCGTTCTTGACAGTAATGGGCTTGAAGAAGTACCTGTTGAGAAGGTTCGGGGAGTTTTAACCGATCATTATGATCCTTTTAAGCGTGTAGTTCGCCTCTCAGCTGTTAACTACGAACAGGCCAGTGTTGCTGGTGCTGCGGTTGCGGCGCATGAGGTGGGGCATGCCATACAGCATGCAGAAGCGTATGGCCCGCTAAGGTTCCGTAGTGCATTAGTACGTCCTGCAAATATAGGAGCCCAGTTTGGTCCGTGGCTGCTAATTGGGGGATTTGTGCTCAATATTGCTAATTTGGCTCAGGTCGGTATATTACTGTTTGCAGCTGCAGTTCTCTTCCAACTTGTAACGCTACCAGTGGAGTTCGATGCTAGTCGTAGAGCGCTCAGGCAAATGAATAATCTCGGGTTGGTAACTCAAAGAGATGCAAACGGTTCAAAATCTGTGCTTAACGCTGCTGCACTTACTTACGTCGCTGCTGCAGCTGCCTCCGTTGCAACCCTCCTCTACTACGTGATGATGTTCTCGGGCAGGAGAGATTAG
- a CDS encoding short-chain dehydrogenase has protein sequence MGRDLTNKVALVTGGSKGIGFGIAEALVDSGVNVTITSRSKSEVEAAAAGLNARGGGSVLALTCDVRDFEAQQNVVTATVTTFGGLDALIANAGVGMMAPVDLLSTDDWHTMIDTNLTGVFYSVKAAVEDLKKTRGTIITVSSLAGTNFFAGASGYNATKFGLTGFSQAIMLDLRRYGIRVSTIMPGSVATSMGGRQSTEGNEWKLQPEDMGEMVVYLLSTNSRNLPSKIEVRPSFPPGTS, from the coding sequence ATGGGACGAGACTTGACCAATAAAGTAGCTCTAGTAACGGGTGGTAGTAAGGGGATAGGTTTTGGTATAGCCGAAGCTCTTGTAGATTCTGGCGTGAATGTTACGATTACTTCTCGGTCTAAATCTGAAGTGGAGGCAGCAGCAGCGGGACTCAATGCTCGGGGTGGGGGTTCAGTTCTGGCATTGACTTGTGATGTTCGCGATTTTGAAGCACAACAAAATGTGGTTACCGCAACAGTGACCACATTTGGTGGGCTCGATGCGCTGATCGCAAACGCTGGTGTAGGCATGATGGCTCCAGTAGATCTTCTTTCCACGGATGACTGGCACACCATGATTGATACTAATCTTACGGGAGTGTTTTATAGCGTCAAGGCTGCCGTTGAGGATTTGAAAAAGACTCGTGGAACTATCATTACCGTAAGCAGTTTGGCTGGTACCAATTTTTTTGCTGGCGCTTCTGGTTACAACGCAACCAAATTTGGCCTCACGGGATTCAGTCAAGCTATTATGCTGGACTTGCGTCGTTACGGTATTAGAGTTTCAACCATTATGCCTGGAAGTGTTGCTACTTCTATGGGTGGCCGGCAGTCAACTGAGGGCAATGAGTGGAAGTTGCAACCAGAAGACATGGGTGAGATGGTCGTATACCTTCTCTCTACTAATTCTCGTAACTTACCTAGTAAAATCGAGGTCCGCCCTAGTTTCCCTCCTGGGACCAGTTAG
- the msrA gene encoding peptide-methionine (S)-S-oxide reductase: MGLSTDIATLGGGCFWCLEEIFKDLRGVESVISGYAGGSVKNPTYKEVCTGTTGHAEVVQIVFDSKEITFSDLVRIFFVIHDPTTLNRQGGDVGSQYRSVILTRNESEAKVAYDVMREVGEQGLWSNPVVTEVTPLDNFYPAEAYHKDYFVNNPDQGYCRVVIAPKVSKFRKEYLEYLKNR, translated from the coding sequence ATGGGGCTATCGACTGACATAGCTACTCTCGGCGGTGGATGCTTTTGGTGCCTTGAGGAGATTTTCAAGGATCTGAGGGGTGTAGAAAGTGTTATTTCAGGTTATGCCGGGGGTAGCGTGAAGAATCCGACCTATAAAGAGGTTTGCACAGGAACTACGGGTCACGCCGAAGTGGTCCAGATTGTGTTTGATTCCAAGGAAATAACCTTCAGCGATCTTGTACGTATTTTTTTCGTTATTCACGACCCTACTACCCTTAACCGACAAGGTGGAGATGTTGGGTCCCAGTATCGGTCAGTGATATTAACTCGTAATGAATCCGAGGCCAAGGTGGCCTATGACGTTATGCGTGAAGTTGGGGAGCAGGGCCTGTGGTCAAATCCAGTCGTTACCGAGGTAACGCCACTTGATAATTTCTACCCTGCAGAGGCGTATCACAAGGACTACTTTGTTAACAATCCGGATCAGGGTTACTGTCGCGTAGTGATAGCTCCCAAGGTATCTAAGTTCCGTAAGGAGTATTTAGAGTACCTTAAGAACCGTTAA
- the fabG gene encoding 3-oxoacyl-ACP reductase (Catalyzes the first of the two reduction steps in the elongation cycle of fatty acid synthesis) produces the protein MMQLTDKIAIVTGAGNGFGAGIAQAYAAEGARVVLADLNLKNAQAVAEDLGAGTSTFQCDVAEGLQVSALVEHCVSTFGVPDIVVNNAGTTHPNGSLLEVSEATFDRIFAVNVKSIFHMARAVIPLMRQRKYGVILNIASTAGMRPRPGLVWYSGTKGAVNTISKGMALELAEDNIRVNAISPVMGETGLIADFMGQDTPENRAKFKASIPLGRFSQPRDIANAAIFLASDAADLITGIDFPVDGGRTA, from the coding sequence ATGATGCAACTGACCGATAAAATCGCAATCGTCACTGGCGCAGGCAACGGCTTTGGCGCGGGCATTGCCCAGGCTTACGCCGCTGAGGGCGCCCGGGTCGTCCTGGCTGATTTAAATTTGAAAAACGCTCAAGCCGTGGCCGAAGACCTGGGCGCTGGGACCTCGACCTTCCAATGTGACGTTGCTGAAGGGCTTCAGGTTTCTGCCCTGGTAGAGCACTGTGTCTCTACCTTCGGGGTGCCTGACATAGTGGTCAACAACGCTGGTACAACCCATCCAAACGGTTCACTCCTAGAGGTGAGCGAGGCGACTTTCGACCGTATTTTTGCGGTTAATGTAAAGTCGATCTTTCATATGGCCCGGGCCGTCATCCCTCTTATGCGCCAACGGAAGTACGGGGTAATCCTCAACATCGCTTCCACCGCTGGCATGCGCCCACGACCAGGTCTGGTCTGGTATTCGGGCACTAAAGGTGCCGTCAACACTATCTCCAAGGGAATGGCCTTGGAACTAGCTGAGGACAACATACGCGTCAATGCCATCAGCCCAGTTATGGGAGAAACTGGACTCATAGCTGATTTTATGGGTCAGGACACACCGGAAAATCGAGCCAAGTTTAAAGCATCCATTCCATTGGGACGCTTTTCACAACCGCGGGATATTGCCAATGCGGCCATCTTTTTGGCTAGTGATGCTGCAGACCTTATAACCGGCATCGATTTTCCGGTGGATGGCGGAAGAACCGCCTAG
- a CDS encoding starvation-sensing protein RspA: MSSNAITIRDVKTILTQPPGLPRLVVVKVLTSEPGLCGVGCATFTQRHHAVAAAVEHHLKPFVLGREISRIEELWQMMMVHGYWRNGPVLNNAISGVDQALWDIKGKIAGLPVYELFGGKSREAAHVYVHANGSSPDEVLEEVRALVAQGYRFVRVQMGGYGGKASDLIKPEGAQSGAYFDPRSYTRNTLNMIEHVRSEIGDNIELLHDVHERLAPVDGVQFAKDVEEFRLFFLEDVLSPEDLEWFRFVRQQTATPLAMGELFNHPREWQPLITERLIDFIRMHVSQMGGITPAWKVAAFASMFGIRTAWHGPADTSPVGHAANLHLDLWAHNFGVQEWCQFPEIVYEIFPGTPEVRNGYMYPNAIPGLGIDVNESLAAKFPCKDSVETWTQTRLPDGSSTRP, from the coding sequence TTGTCTTCTAATGCGATAACAATACGCGACGTCAAGACTATCCTGACGCAACCTCCTGGCCTACCTAGGCTTGTTGTCGTCAAAGTATTGACGTCAGAACCGGGTCTCTGCGGTGTTGGCTGTGCAACTTTTACCCAACGACACCATGCCGTAGCGGCAGCCGTCGAGCACCACCTAAAGCCGTTCGTATTAGGCCGCGAAATATCCAGAATTGAAGAGTTATGGCAAATGATGATGGTGCACGGCTACTGGCGAAATGGACCAGTGTTGAATAATGCTATCTCTGGTGTAGATCAAGCTCTTTGGGACATCAAAGGGAAAATAGCCGGCCTCCCAGTCTACGAATTGTTTGGCGGTAAGAGTCGTGAGGCAGCACACGTGTACGTGCACGCCAACGGTAGCTCTCCTGATGAAGTCCTTGAAGAAGTACGAGCCTTAGTAGCTCAAGGTTATCGTTTCGTCCGTGTGCAGATGGGCGGATACGGTGGGAAGGCTTCCGATCTAATTAAACCTGAAGGGGCCCAGAGCGGAGCCTATTTTGACCCACGTAGCTACACCCGCAACACTCTCAATATGATTGAGCACGTGAGAAGCGAGATCGGCGATAACATCGAACTTTTACATGATGTTCACGAGCGACTCGCTCCCGTGGATGGTGTCCAGTTTGCTAAAGATGTTGAGGAGTTTCGACTTTTTTTCCTTGAGGATGTTCTGTCACCAGAAGATCTTGAGTGGTTCCGTTTTGTCCGCCAACAGACAGCCACGCCCTTGGCGATGGGCGAGCTCTTCAACCATCCCCGTGAGTGGCAACCCCTTATTACTGAAAGATTAATTGACTTCATTAGGATGCACGTAAGTCAAATGGGGGGAATCACGCCTGCTTGGAAAGTAGCTGCTTTCGCCTCAATGTTTGGCATTAGAACTGCTTGGCATGGACCTGCTGATACCTCTCCAGTGGGTCATGCCGCAAATTTACATCTCGACTTGTGGGCACATAATTTCGGCGTCCAGGAGTGGTGTCAATTTCCAGAAATTGTTTACGAAATCTTCCCTGGTACGCCCGAGGTTAGAAACGGCTACATGTATCCCAACGCCATACCAGGACTGGGTATAGATGTAAACGAGAGTCTTGCCGCTAAATTTCCTTGCAAGGACTCTGTGGAAACCTGGACTCAGACGCGACTTCCTGATGGTAGTTCAACCCGGCCATGA
- a CDS encoding thioredoxin reductase, with protein MSARLLGMLLLTIPRQGSITMASTIIVGDGPAGLSAALFLAKNGQEVTVLVQDKTPMHYAKILNYLGILEITGSEFQKIAKEQVSAFGTILSDSPATAIEKVQGSFKVTSEDGTVRQADYLVLAEGKGADLAEIMGLQKTEHGVASDEDGRTSIDRLYVVGRATRPNRSQAIIAAGHGAAAALDILASEAGKDFLDYDSVD; from the coding sequence ATGTCTGCCAGGTTATTAGGTATGCTGCTTTTGACGATTCCTCGTCAAGGGAGTATTACCATGGCCTCCACAATAATTGTAGGCGACGGTCCTGCTGGGCTATCCGCCGCTTTATTCCTAGCCAAGAACGGACAAGAAGTTACGGTTCTTGTGCAGGACAAAACACCAATGCATTACGCAAAGATACTCAACTATTTAGGCATTCTCGAGATTACTGGTAGTGAGTTTCAGAAGATTGCCAAAGAACAAGTCTCAGCATTTGGCACCATTCTTTCAGATTCCCCTGCCACTGCTATAGAGAAGGTTCAGGGGAGTTTCAAGGTAACTTCCGAGGACGGAACCGTACGACAGGCAGATTATCTTGTGCTAGCAGAGGGTAAAGGTGCAGATTTGGCCGAGATTATGGGTCTCCAGAAGACCGAGCACGGCGTCGCCTCTGACGAGGACGGTAGGACTTCAATAGATCGCCTTTATGTCGTTGGTCGTGCTACTCGCCCCAACCGTTCGCAAGCAATAATTGCAGCTGGTCACGGTGCGGCCGCTGCTCTCGACATTCTAGCTTCCGAGGCAGGAAAGGATTTTCTCGATTACGACTCGGTCGATTGA
- a CDS encoding DNA mismatch repair protein MutT: MGPVLTSLCYIRCDGNTLMINKLRGSQRGMWNGLGGKFDPGETPEDCVRREVLEESGLTLGKVNYRGLLTFPAFADKEDIYTFVFTSEDFRGTLRDSSEGRLFWVPDKDVMGLNLYEGDRVFLKWLNQERVFSARLDYKQGSFTGYEVDFYPSGLEEA, encoded by the coding sequence ATGGGACCTGTGCTTACTAGTCTTTGCTACATAAGGTGCGATGGTAATACCCTTATGATCAACAAATTACGCGGTTCCCAACGTGGGATGTGGAATGGCTTGGGGGGAAAGTTCGATCCAGGAGAAACTCCAGAAGACTGTGTAAGGCGCGAGGTTTTAGAGGAATCAGGTTTGACTCTTGGTAAGGTGAATTATCGAGGCCTTTTGACTTTCCCTGCTTTCGCGGATAAAGAGGATATATACACTTTTGTTTTTACCTCCGAAGATTTCCGAGGCACTCTACGTGATTCTTCGGAGGGACGACTTTTTTGGGTACCAGATAAAGACGTCATGGGTTTGAATTTATATGAAGGTGATCGGGTTTTTCTGAAATGGTTAAACCAAGAACGGGTCTTTTCGGCTCGTTTGGATTATAAACAAGGGAGTTTCACTGGTTACGAAGTAGACTTCTATCCTTCTGGTTTAGAAGAGGCGTAG